Part of the Nicotiana sylvestris chromosome 5, ASM39365v2, whole genome shotgun sequence genome is shown below.
agaaccaggttcttaacttttttatttgaaagaatcaatcctcttttatcattcatgcactgcatctatcgtttctatactcatcatgcgtgtttacttgcaacggtattgaagtgagttagacatggCTAGAAAACACTTTGAGCCAGTTATTTCTTGAAGGTAAAAGCCAGCTAAAGAGAAATCAGGTTCTCAATTTAGGTTTAAAAGCCCCAGCttcactctgtttctttcaaattgTTCCCTACTTAGCACCTTGGTGAAAATGTCTacaatttgatcttctgtgctgCAAAACTTCATACATATGAGCCCTTTCTCCATATTGTCTCTCATaaaatgatgcctcacatcaatatgttttgtccttttgtgttgaactggattcttggacatgttgagtgcactggtgttgtcacatagaaggggcacactctCAGTGGGGTACGTCCTCCAGATGCTGCTTGATCCATAAAAGCTGAGTGCAGCAGGATGCTGCAACTACATATTCAGCTTTAGTTTTTGAAAGAGCCACTAAATTTTGCTTCCTTGTAccccaagagataagacatgaaCCTAAGAAGTGAGTCATTCTAGAAGTGCTTTTCCTAgccacaagataacctgcataatcTGCATCATCATACCCAATCAGATTAAAACTGTCACTTGATGGATAATACAGCaccaggtcctgtgttcctttgagatatcttagtattcttttggcagccttcaagtgagattccatgggatttgattgaaaccttgcacataaCCCCACACTGAAAACAATATCAGGTTTACTGGCAGTGAGATAGAggagagacccaataatgcctctatacatggtttgattcacaagagatccagtttcatccatgtACAGTCGAGTGGCAGTAGCAATGGGAGTGTCAAttacctttgatgcttccatgtcaaaccttttcaagagttctctgatgtatttttgctgacaaatggatataccctttggggactgttttacttgaagacccaaaaAGAAGTTTAGTTCCCCCATcttgctcatttcaaattcacttgccatgagttttgcaaattcttcacacagagaatcagttgttgctccaaaaatgatatcatcaacataaacctgaacaatgagcaggttccttccttgtttctttaagaaaagagtgttgtcaattttccctcttttaaaacCATTTTCCAGGAGGAATTTTGAcaatctttcataccaagctcgaggagcctaATTTAACCCGTACAGAgctttgtccagtttaaacacatattcagggtgctcatgacattcaaaccctgggggttgcttcacatagacttcttccttaaggagtccattcaaaaatgcactcttgacatctatttggaacaaggtgaattccatatgagatgcaaaaacgattagaattctaatagcttccatgcgagccactggagcaaacgtttcatcatagtcaatcccttcctcctgattgtagccttgggCCACTAGCttggccttgttccttgtggtagTTCCGTGTTCatcgagcttgtttctgaatacctatatggttcctataatggttcgattTGGGGCTCTAGGTACCATGTGCCACACAttgtttctctcaaactgatgtaGCTTGTCTTGCATGGttgtaatccaatctgcatctttcaaagcttccttgatatttttgggttctatctgggagagaaaggctgagaaggcaagtgaatttctagcTCTTGACCTAGTTTGTACTCGGGAATCTAGGGGAGTGATAATATTGTCTATTGGATGAGAGCTCTGGTGTCTCCAGTTAGACGCCTGAGGTTCATTCTAAGAGGAGGAAGATATGTTTGGCTGATTTTCTTCTGTCCTTCTCTCAGGTGCTAGTGGAGTTCCCtaaactgcatcaaccactctttcttcaactTCAGTGGTTTTAATTGAAGTGCTTGGTTTTGTTGAAGATGAAGCAGCGTTTTCTTCATTTGGCTCCtttacttgactcatcatatctgcctttccatTTATCATGTTAATGATTTCACCAGGAACTAATGAGGGTCCTTCATCTTGATCTTCCTCAGCACTCTTCTCAAGTGATGGATAagaatcatcaaaaataacatgaacactttcctcaacacattgagttcgcttattatatatcttgtaagcctttctttgagaagagtagcccagaaatattccttcatcactcttggcatcaaatttaccaagctgatcctttccattattgagaacatagcatttgcacccaaatgttcttaggtgagtcagcttgggtttccttccattcagcatTTCATACGAGGTTTTGTTCAGAAGTGATcggatcatgcacctgttcaccaaatAGCAGGCGGTATTGACAGtttcagcccagaagttctttgcaattccactgtcgatcaacattgttcttgccatttcccCTAGAGTTTTGTCCTTCCTTTCTACTGctccattttgctggggagtactgggagctgagaagttttgtgtgatgccattttcattgcaaaattcatcaaatttgacattgtcaaattctgtcctatgatctgatctaatgcatgcgactctagattccatcttcacctggattttcttcacaaaggccacaaGTACCTCAACAGTTTCATCTTTGGTTCtgagaaacagagtccatgtgaatctagAGTAGTCATCTACTATCATAAAAATGTATATTTTTCCTCCTATGCTTTGCACTTTCATaggtccacacagatccatatgcaaaagctctagtggctttgaggtgctcacatctcttttaggcttaaaagaggacttcacatgttttccttTAGCACAAGCATCACTGACTTTTTGCATCTTGAATTGTGACATaggcagaccatggaccaggtccttctaaATTAGTTTGTTTAGAAGAGAAAAACTTGCATAGCCCAGTCTTCTGTGCCATAGTTCAGCTTCATCATCAACAGCTTTCAAACAACTCAGATCACTATTCTGTAAGGACTC
Proteins encoded:
- the LOC138869093 gene encoding secreted RxLR effector protein 161-like, with the protein product MGELNFFLGLQVKQSPKGISICQQKYIRELLKRFDMEASKVIDTPIATATRLYMDETGSLVNQTMYRGIIGSLLYLTASKPDIVFSVGLCARFQSNPMESHLKAAKRILRYLKGTQDLVLYYPSSDSFNLIGYDDADYAGYLVARKSTSRMTHFLGSCLISWGTRKQNLVALSKTKAEYVVAASCCTQLLWIKQHLEDVPH